A single region of the Micropterus dolomieu isolate WLL.071019.BEF.003 ecotype Adirondacks linkage group LG02, ASM2129224v1, whole genome shotgun sequence genome encodes:
- the cbx7a gene encoding chromobox homolog 7a, whose product MELSSIGDQVFAVESITKKRVRKGNVEYLLKWQGWSTKYSTWEPEDNILDPRLVLAYEEHQEKMRALAYRRKGLRPRRLVLRNIFAMDLRSAHKEKAPPRLRLSLTRSMSTDVDQALYRRPAWRKSKQRVAKRGLEGSRHKTIRPEDWGGTSEEEKQESESTTEERHEDSLYGQSECSSPPLLERQDLEMDVEEKVDPDLTVVGTGTWTTPGGARQNETFACDQSNDSASVSEAGPEDALTVCSRSDWDRGEEGVESAPECPIVENKVCQRNNTTSVIVSVQGSRETAGDPDEVSKEEVKGDSQSVITTTPGSETAPAGAEHPGSVIVTNVTINSLTVTFKEAKVAEGFFKGY is encoded by the exons ATGGAGCTGTCATCAATAGGAGACCAAGTGTTTGCAGTGGAGTCAATAACAAAGAAGAGAGTGAGAAAG ggTAATGTGGAGTACCTACTGAAATGGCAAGGATGGTCCACAAA gTACAGTACTTGGGAACCAGAGGACAATATTTTGGACCCGCGCCTGGTCCTGGCCTATGAAGAGCA TCAGGAGAAGATGAGAGCTCTGGCCTATCGCAGGAAAGGTCTCAGACCCAGGAGGCTCGTCCTGCGG AACATCTTTGCGATGGATCTCCGCAGTGCCCACAAGGAGAAGGCCCCCCCTCGACTGCGCCTGTCCCTCACCCGCTCCATGAGCACAGATGTAGACCAGGCCTTGTACCGTCGGCCAGCCTGGAGGAAGAGCAAGCAGAGGGTGGCCAAACGGGGGCTAGAGGGATCCCGGCACAAAACCATCCGTCCAGAGGACTGGGGCGGCACCAGCGAAGAAGAGAAACAGGAGTCTGAAAGCACCACAGAGGAGAGACATGAAGACAGTTTATATG gTCAGTCAGAGTGCAGCTCCCCGCCGTTGCTGGAGCGACAGGACTTAGAGATGGACGTGGAGGAGAAGGTGGACCCCGACCTGACAGTGGTGGGCACAGGAACATGGACCACTCCAGGTGGAGCAAGACAGAATGAAACATTTGCATGCGACCAATCAAACGACAGCGCCTCTGTGTCCGAGGCCGGACCAGAAGACGCACTCACCGTGTGCAGCAGGTCAGACTGGGACAGAGGTGAGGAGGGCGTGGAGTCAGCGCCAGAGTGTCCCATAGTAGAGAACAAAGTTTGCCAGAGGAACAATACAACCTCTGTGATAGTGAGCGTTCAGGGGAGCCGCGAGACGGCAGGTGACCCTGACGAGGTGAGCAAGGAGGAAGTGAAAGGCGACAGTCAGAGCGTTATCACAACAACACCGGGCAGTGAGACTGCTCCCGCTGGAGCAGAGCATCCCGGTAGCGTGATTGTGACTAACGTGACTATCAACTCTCTGACGGTGACTTTTAAAGAAGCCAAGGTGGCTGAAGGCTTCTTTAAGGGCTATTGA